The following is a genomic window from Desulforhopalus sp..
TGACGCTTTTTGAGGCAGGAGGTGAGATTGGCGGCCAGTTCCGTCTGGCCCGGCAGATCCCAGGGAAAGACGAGTTTGCCGAGACCCTCAGATATTACCAGCAGCAGATTGTCCTGCAGGGCATTACTCTTCGGCTGCAGACCAAACCAAGTCCAGCCGATTTGCAGCCTTTCGACGCGATCGTCATGAGCACTGGGGTGGGGCCACGGGCTATTAACATCGAGGGCAGTGAGAGCAGCAAGGTCACTCTTTACCCTGAAGTGCTCACCGGCAAAAAAAATGTCGGCACCAGGGTAGCGATTATCGGCGCCGGAGGTATCGGATTTGACATGGCGACCTTTCTCCTTCATCAAAAAAACGGCACGGAAACGGTTGCAGAGTTCATGGGGCAATGGGGTGTTGATATGAGCTACAGTGGTGAAGGCGGCCTGGGCGAGGTGCATAAGGAAACGCCTCGGCGCCAGATCTACTTGTTGCAGCGCAAGACCTCGAAGCCTGGTGCCGGACTTGGCAAGACCACCGGCTGGATCCATCGGTCGATCCTCAAAAAAAATGGGGTGAAGATGCTGGTCGGGGTGGAATATCTGGCAGTGACCGCCGATGGGCTTCGTATCCGTCATGAAGGAAAGGAGCAGCTCCTGAAAGTCGATGATATAGTAGTCTGCGCCGGGCAACTCCCGGAGCTTGGTCTGGCAAAAGAGCTTGACGCCCTGGGAGTGCGCTATCATCTCATTGGTGGCGCTCTGAAGGCGGGCGAGCTTGACGCCAAGAGGGCGATAGCCGAGGGGACGGAGGTGGCTGACCGGCTATAGGGAGAGGTCGTCGCCGGATGCCGGTTGTAAAGGGTAGCTCGTGATCAGTGTGTGTATCGCGCCGCGTTGCGTGAGTTGGCTTTTATAAAGAGCAAAGGCAGATACCGTAAACTCCGGCGTTTGCAGAAAGGCGTTGCCGGCAAGAACCTGCTGGAGGCGATGGATTGGCGGAGCGTTTAACCTCGCCAAGGTCAGGTGCGGCGAATATTTTTGTTTTTCCCGCGGGATAGCAATTGCCGCAAGTTTCTTGTCAATGGCCTGACGGAGAATGGTGAGTTTATCGGTTGGCTGTACTCCGGCCCAAAGAACGCGTGGGGTGCCGCGTGGCGGGAAGGTGCCGACACCGCGCAAACTCAGGACAAATTCCGGCAAAGAGATCTCGGTCAGTGCCCCCTGAATATCCAGAAGCCTGCTGCCTTCCACCTCGCCGATGAATTTCAGGGTGAGGTGCATCTGCTCGACCGGCACCGGCCGGGCGCCTGGAATTGCTCTGCCAAGACCGGCAATCTCGTCCTTTATTGATGGGGGGATGGAAACGGCAATAAAAAGGCGTATCATGACTGCTGCAATTCTGGGTGGTGGTTGAGGTCTGGGGAGTGAAAGTGCACTGCCGCCAGTGTACGCAAAAAAGCCTTGCCGGACAACAGCAAACCATCAATGTCGCTGTCGCCAAGGGCGCCTCGTCGTTGACACAATCTCCTTGATTACCTAGAGTTTTAAGCGGGTAGCAATTTCCCGGGTACTAAAAATCACTCTACTATCTGCCAATGAGGAGCAGGCCATGGATCTGAAGAATACCCGTACCACCATCCTGAATACCGGAAATCCAGAGGAAAAACGAAGAGAGATACTGGACTATTTTCAGAAAACCTTCGACCTCGACGAGCAGCTGTACGACCATCTGGCAAGCGATGCGGCCTTCTACCGGCGTGCCGAGCCGCTACGCCATCCGCTGATTTTCTATTTCGGTCACACCGCCTCCTTTTATATCAATAAACTGAATATCGCCAGACTCATCGACCGGCGGATCAATCCGGCCTATGAATCGATGTTTGCCATCGGCGTCGACGAGATGAGCTGGGACGATCTAAGCGCCAAAAACTACAATTGGCCAAGGGTTGATGAGGTACGAGAATATCGCCACGCAGTCCGTCAACTGGTTACCGAGCGTATCGGTGAGCTGCCGCTGACTATGCCGATAACCTGGGACTCGACATTTTGGGCGATTATGATGGGTATCGAACACCAGCGGATTCATCTAGAGACCTCCTCGGTAATAATCCGCCGCATGCCGATTGACGAGGTCCGGCCTCTTGCCGGCTGGGAGCTGTGTCCCCATGCCGGGGTCGCCCCGGCAAACAGCCTGGTCGCTGTTCCCGGCGGCAAGGTGGTGCTCGGCAAGAACAAGGATCATCCTCTCTATGGCTGGGATAATGAATTTGGCCGGCGTGAAGCGGAGGTCCTCGATTTTGCCGCAAGCAAGTATCTGGTATCGAACGGAGAATATCTGCAGTTTGTTGAGGCCGGTGGCTACGACAAGGAGCAGTATTGGACCGATGAGGGCTGGCGCTGGCGGCAGTTCACCAAGGCCCGTCAGCCGCTGTTCTGGCAGGGCGAGGCGGGAGGGTATCGGCTGCGCACCCTCGCCCGGATCATTGACATGCCCTGGAATTGGCCTGTTGAGGTCAATTACCTGGAGGCAAAGGCCTTCTGCAACTGGCTGGCCGAAAAAAAGGCGGCAAAGATTCGTTTGCCGAGCGAGGATCAGTGGTACCGGCTGCGCGACCTGCACAACATCCCTGATCAGCCCTACTGGCAGACGGCGCCCGGCAATATTAATCTGGAACACTGGGCCTCTTCCTGTCCAGTCGACCGCTTTGCCTTCGGGCAATTCTTCGATATTATCGGCAATGTCTGGCAATGGACGGAGACGCCGATAACCGGCTTTGAGGGTTTTGCAGTCCACCCCTGGTACGACGATTTTTCCACCCCGACCTTTGATACCCAGCACAACCTGATCAAGGGCGGGTCGTGGATTTCAACCGGTAACGAGGCGACTCGCGATTGCCGCTACGCCTTCCGCCGCCACTTCTTTCAGCATGCCGGCTTTCGCTATGTCGAGGCCGATCAAGCCCTTGAGGTGGTTGAGGCAATGTACGAAAGCGACACCGCCGTTTCCCAGTATTGCGAAGCCCATTATGGCAGGACCTTCTTTGATGTGGCCAATTTCCCGGCGGCGTGCGCCAAGATCTGCCTGGAAGTCATGGAGGATAAAAAGAAGGATCGGGCCCTTGATCTCGGCTGTTCGGTAGGCCGCGCCAGTTTTGAGCTGGCTAGGGAGTTCGGCTTTGTCAACGGCCTTGATTTTTCGGCACGGTTCATTCGCATCGCCTATCAGATGCAGGAAAAAGGGGTGATTCGCTACCAACTGCCGGAGGAGGGGGATATCGTTTCCTACCATGAGAAGCGCCTGGTGGATTTAGGCCTTGCGGATACAACGAGCCGGGTGGAATTCTTTCAGGCCGATGCCCTCAACCTCAAACCGCAATTTGCCAATTATGACCTCATCCTGGCCGCAAATCTTCTTGATCGCCTGGCTGATCCACGGAAATTCCTGAGTTCCGTGCACGAGCGGCTCAATGCCGGGGGGATTTTGGTCCTGGCCTCACCCTACACCTGGCTTGCGGAGTTCACCGATCGCGATAAATGGCTGGGCGGCTTTCGCAAGGACGGCGAGCCGTATTTTACCCTGGAGGGTTTGCATGACCTGTTGCGGACGCATTTTTCCATGATTGGCGAACCGCGCGATGTGCCCTTTGTCATCCGCGAGACGCAACGTAAGTTTCAGCATTCCATAAGCCAGGTGACGATCTGGCAGAGAAAAGGGTGATCAGATCTGATGACGAAAAAGACAGTGTTTCGCCGCTATTGCCTGCTTCTCGAATACGATGGCACTAATTTCAGCGGCTGGCAAAAACAGAACGATGCCCGCACCGTTCAGGGTGATCTGTACAAGGCCGCTGCCCGGGTCTTTGGCGATGTACCTATGGACATCCAGGGCTGCGGCCGCACCGACACCGGAGTTCACGCCCTGGAGTATGTCGCCCATCTGGAGGTGGCAAGCATCATGCCACCATCGGCGGTGGCCGGGTTGCTTGGTGACACCCTGCCGAAGGACATCGCGCTCGTGGCAGTTGAACTGGCCGACCCGCGGTTTCATGCCCGGCATAGCTGTATTGCCAGGAGCTATATCTACCAGCTCCGCAACCGCAAATCGGCCTTTGGCAAGCGCTATAGCTGGTGGATTCATGACAAGATGGATCTTGCCGCCATGCAGCGGGCCGGGAAGGTTTTTGCCGGCCTGCACGATTTTGCTGCCTTTGCCGACAAACAAGAACTGAAGAAATCGACCAAGGTCCTGGTGTACCAGGTGCGGCTTTTGACCGACGGTGAACTGATTCGGGTGCGCGTCGTCGGCTCACACTTTCTTTGGCATATGGTGCGGCGAATGGCCGGAGTCATGGTTGAAGTCGGCTGCGGCCGTTTGCCCGAGTCGGAGGTAGCCACCTTGCTGCACACCTCTTCCGCCATCCCCTTCAATAACACCGCTCCGGCGGCCGGACTGTTTTTTGAGAAGGCCTTTTATGACGAGGGCGAGCTGGAGCGGTTTCTAGCCGAGTGATTGTTTTTTACTTACTCTCTGGGCAGTGCCCCACGGAACCAGGAAAAATACACGCCAATAAGGCAGAGCGTGGCCGAGATGAAAAAGACCATGTGCATGCTGCTGAGGAATAAATCGTAATTGTCAGGGGTTATCGCCCGGCGGCCGACAATCAAGGCAAGGACGACCGTGGCTACCGCCATGCTGGCCATCTGGCCGAGCAGACGCATCGTGGCCACTGCCCCGGAGGCCAGGCCGTAGTGGCGCTTTTCGACGGAGCCCATGATGGCGCTCATATTTGGTGAGCTGAACAGGGCAAAGCCGGTGCCAAGGAGGATCAGGTTAATGACGATCAGGTGTACTCCGGTCTCCGCTGTCAGCGTTGCGAACAACGAAACACAGATGACGGTGATCGTCATCCCGGCAGTTGCCAGCCTGCGGGGGTCGATACGGTCCGACAGCCTGCCGGCTATCGGTGAAAGCATGGCCATCATGATCGGCATGGCTATCAGCACGGTACCCGCCGCCTGGGGCGACATGCCTTTGATATATTGAAGGTACAGGCTGAGCAGGAAGGTAACGGCAAAGGTCGCCGAGTAGTTGAGAAGGGCCGCCAGGCTCGAAAACGCGAAGGCCTTGTTGGCGGCGAATAGCTGCATGTCAAAGACCGGAAAGCGGGCTGCCAATTGGTGGCGGACAAAGAGGAAAAACAGCAGAGATCCGCTTGCCAGCAGGATAATGCCGATCAGTTCCGGCAACCGGGTGGCACCGTAGACCAGGGCAAAAATGGCTGAGGCATACAGCAGACAACCGCCAATATCAAGCCGTTGCCCGGGTTCGCCACGCCATTCGCCGCGCAGACAAACCAGGGTCAGGACAAAGGAAAAGAGGCCGAGGGGCAGCATGACCAGGAAGATGCTCCGCCAACCGAAATGTTGGGTCAAAAGACCGCCGACGAAGGGTCCTACCGAGAGGCCGATATACACGGCGGCAACATAGATGCCGATGACCTGTCCACGCCGGCTTGGCGGGAAGATCGAGGTGAGAATGGCCATGCCGGTAGTGACGAACATCGCCGCGCCAAGACCCTGCAGGACCCTGGTTGCTATGAGCAGGGTGACGGAATTGACAAAGGCCGCTGCCCCCGAACCGATGGTATACACCCCCAGGCCAGTTGCAAATACCTTTTTACGCCCATGGATATCGGCTATTTTCCCGGCGGGAACAAGACCCACGGCCACCGCCAGCAGGTAGGCTGTGGCGATCCAGCTGAGCTGGACGGCATCCATGTGGAGCTCGCTCTGGATGGCCGGCAGGGCGACATTTACCGAGGAAATCATATAGGGTCCGATAAAGGAGGTCAGGGTCGCGACAATCAAGGCCGAGCGTTCGAGGCTTGCGGTATTCTTTGTGTCGGCATTTTGCATGATCTATTATCCCGTCGGTTTATCGTTGAAGAAGGCTGAGTAGAACAGCTAATAGCAAAAAAGGGTATTCAGAGCGGTTTTATAGCAACGGCCAGGGTCTGCGCGTCAGGCCGTCGCCAACAGAACTATGGCAACGGTGACATCTCTGGTCAATGTGGTTCCTGCACGTCCGCCAGGGTGCGATACCAAATTTTCAGCCTTCATGTCAACCAATCTCCTCGTCGTGCGTTGTCTTCTGTAGAGGCAGGTTGACTATTCACTATAAAGGAGATTATTGCTATGAAATGTAAGACATTTATTGCTGCCGCAGGGGTTGCTTGTTTTCTGCTTGTTCCTGGTGCCATTGTGAGGGCCGAAGATCGTGGCGACGCCATAGAAGATCGCCTGGATCTTCGGGGAGACCGGATCAATAACCGGCTGGACGCCAGGGGTGATAGGATCGATTACCGGCTGGACGGACGATCGGCACGTGCCGAGGCCAACGGCCATGAGAATCGAGCCCTCCGTCTTGAACGCATGGGTGACCGGATTGACAACCGGCTCGATGCGAGAGGCGACCGGATAGACAACCGGCTGGATCATCGGGGGCAAAGGATCGACCGCCGCTACGACCGTCACCACGATTGATTGGTTGACGATGCTGGGGCTGGTGGGGCAGGGACATCGGTGTACCGTCCCTTGCCGTTATAAAACAAGGTCAGGACATTGCCCAGAGCCACCTCAAAAAACGTCATAGGCCCGGCCAGATATGGATCTCTTTCTGCAATCGATTGAACGGTCGGCATACCGCATGGCGCTCTTTGCCAGCGGGGAACGGGAAGATGCCCTCGATCTGGTGCAGGACGCCATGTATAAATTTGTCGACAAATACCAGGACAAGCCGCGGGAGGATTGGAAACCGCTGTTTTACAAGGTCCTCCACAATGGCATCCGCGATTATGGCCGGCGGAAGACGGTGCGGCGCTGCCTGAGACGATTTGGAATTGGCAGGGCTGAGGATGAGGGTGACGAATTGGAGAAGATTGCCGACACAAAGAGTCCTGATCCCGAACACCGCGCCGGGGTGGGGCAGGCCTATGCCGCCCTGCAGGAGGCCATCTTCCTTCTTCCCGACCGCCAGCGTCAGGCATTTCTGCTGCGCGGCTGGGAGGAACTCAGCGTGGCGGATACCGCGAAGGTCATGGGTTGTACCGAGGGCTCGGTAAAAACGCATTATTTTCGGGCGGTGCAGGTGTTGCAGCGACAGTTGGGGGATTATTGGCCATGACCATAGAAGAGAAAACCTTTGTTGATTCGGCAAAGAGGCTCCTCGACGAGTCACTTGCAGATATCGATGGAGCAACCTTGGCCTCATTGGCCCGCGCCAGGAAGGCAGCCTTGGCTGGTCATAAACCGCAAAAGAGTTTTATCTACCGGCCGTTTTTTTGGTTTGGTTCGGCCGCTTCTCTTGCCGGTGCCATTCTTCTGATAGTTCTGATTATGCCGAAAACCATCGGCCAAGGCCGGTCGGAGCTTGGGCTGGTTGCTGATTTAAGCATAATTACCTCCGAGGAACCTATTGATTTATTTGAAGATATTGAATTCTACGAGTGGATCTCCGCTCTGGAAGGCGAGGCGCCTGCTACCGGTGGTCCTGGCAGTGTTCCTGGTCCTTTTCACGACGGAACAGGGACGATGCCAGTCCCAGGGCCAGAAGGTCGAGGCGCCTGATGCCGAGTTGCTGGAGTTTTTAGGCGCCTTCGAAGATACAGAGTCGGGCTGGGTGGATCCTTTTGAACTGGAAGATATAGCTGCGTTGAGCAGCTTGTCTGCCCAAACGAAACAACTGCCCTTGCGGCCTATGGAGGAGAAAGATGCATCAGCAAAGGGGGACAGCGATGAAATCGAGTAGTCTTCCTGTCTTGGCGAGGTTTTTTGTACTGCTCGTCCTTGCTATGGCGTTGCTCCGCCCATCTGCTGCCGCAGCTCAAGCCTTTGCCGACCTGCCCAAGGAACAGCAAGGTGTGCTGCAGCCCTTTTCCGGAGAATGGCAGACCTTTTCTCCGGAAAAACAGGCGCGTTTGCGCAAGGGCGCTGAACGTTGGCTGGGAATGAATCAGGAGGAGAAGGCCGCGGCCAAAAAACGATTTAAGCAATGGCAGAATCTCAAGCCGGAGGAGCGGCAGGGTATTCGCGAACGTTTCGACCAATACCAGAAGCTCTCTCCCACACAAAAGCAGCGCCTGCGCAGCGCTCGCGAGAGGTTTCGCCAGCTGCCGCCGGAAAAAAGGCAGGAACTGCGACAGCGCTGGCGGTCGCTTGATCCGGAGCAAAGAGCGGCAATGCGCGAGCGGTTTCGCCGGGCGACGCCTGATAGGCGGGAAAGGTTTCTCGATAGATGGGAGAATGCCACACCGGAACAGCGGCAACGGATGCTGGAACGGCGGCAGCAATAATGGCCGATTTGCAGGCTTTGAAATATCAAAAAAGAAGAGAAAGACCTTGGTCAACTGTCACGGCTGTGACAGCCGCATGATCGCCTGATTGGCGATGGTCAGGCCGAAGATGCCGGTGATGGTCGGCAGGCTACCGAGGACATTGCGCTTGCGGCCCCGGTCGGCGTAGGGGCTGGGGGCGATCCCGCCTTCATCTTCCTCTGCTAATTGATACTCAAACTCGATCTTTTCAGTGGAGTAGACACAGGAAATCCCAGGGCCGACGTCGCGCCGGCGCAGGCGTTTACGCAAATGTCTGGCCAGGGGGCAATTGGCTGTATCGAAGAGGTCGCCGCTGCGGATCAAGGCCGGGTCGGTGCGCAGGGCGGCACCCATGGAGCTGATGATCGGGATCCCGCGGACATAGGCACCATGCAGCAGCTGGGTCTTTGGGTTAAGTGAGTCGATGGCGTCGATGAGCAGGTCAGGCCGTGGTTCGAGGATTTGCTCCAGGGTCTCTTCGCCGGCAAAGAGCTGCAGGGCTTCGACTCGACATTCCGAGTTGATCGCCAGGATTCTTTCCCGGGCAACCTCGGCCTTTGGCCTGCCCAGATTGCTTTCCAGGGCAAGGAGCTGACGATTGAGGTTACTTGCCTGGATGGTATCGTAGTCCACCACCCGCAGGTTGCTGATTCCGGCCCGTACCAGTCCCTCGATAACATAGCCACCGACGGCGCCGATACCGACCACCGTCACCATCCGTGACTGGAGCAGGGTAAAACGATCTTCGCCGAGTAGCCGGCGGGTTCGGGTAAATCTATCCATAGTCATAATCTGTGAGGTTTAGAGCACCAAGGGCTTATCTCTTGCGGCAAGCAGCGGAAGATCTGGCAAATTTCCGGGTGACGCAAGGGTTGTCTGCTGCAATTTTCTGTAATTATCCATGAAATCCTAAAGATTGCACCGCCTTTTTCATGCCAAGGGCCAAATCGCAGGTCCAAGCCAAAATGACTTGCCAAGGCCGGTGCCTCCGTGGTAGAAATCCTCCCCCTGCAAACAATTGGTTATTCCGCAAGATCTTTTCCCACATTCAGCAACACCGCACAACCATGTTTCACCTGCCATGGCAGAATGCCGATCCCGAAAATACCGCAACCTGGGCGAGATATACCTCAAAACTCTGCAGCCACTGCGCCGCCTCCTGCTGCGGTCTGCCGGTGGAGGTGAAGGCCACGGATCTGGTTCGCATGGGCCTTATCGACGAGTTTTCTCTAGAGGAAGACCCCAAATACATTGCCAGAAGGCTGATGAAGAAGGGTCTGGTAGAGCATTTTCACGCCAAGACGGCCACTTTCACCCTTGCCAGACGCGCCAACGGCGATTGTCTGTTCCTTGATGAGGCGGCCAGGCGTTGCACCATTTACCATAATCGCCCCGACACCTGTCGCAACCATCCGGGTATAGGGCCGCGCGCCGGCTACTGCGCGTTCAGGATCAAGACCTCCGCTCTTCGTTGAAGTAGCATTCCCTTACCGAGGCAATGGCCTTGTCGTCCCGGGCGATCGCTTCGGCCAGCTGCCAGGTTTCTTTGGCAAAAAGCGGGCGAAGGGGCTGTTCAACGTGGAGAAAATGATTGAAGGCGGCTCGCAGCTGCTGGTCCCATATGTCACTGTAGCTGAGAAGGTCGTCGGGGTAAACGACTGACCGCTCCCCGCCCTCGGCATCCACTGGAAAAGGGGCGATGATATTGAAGGTGCCGTAGTCGTTGGTCAGTTCCTCGCCTACCTTGATATCACGGATGGCCAGCTCAAAACCGTAGGGGGTGAGGCAGCAGTTCGGCCAGAAGCTGTGGTTGATAAACCGCTCGTTGTCCCAGCAAAAGATCAGGTTGCCCTTGTTGTTACGATAGGAATAGGTGAGGATGGCGTCCCGGCAGGGCTCGGACATGCCGTTCAGCTTGGCCATGGGAATCTCCCGGTCGAGGTCGTCAAACACCCAAGTGACAGTGCCGAGGGGGATTCTCTCCGTTGCCACCACGCCGTTGCCCTTGGTGTCGTTAATGTAGGCTACCTTGGTGCAGGGAATGATCATGGTTAGTTATATCGAGGAGATAGGTTTACGCATGAGAATCGCGTGGCCGCCGTCTTCATAATAGCCATAGCGAAATCCATACTGTTCAAAGCCATGTTTTGTATAGAGATTGATGGCGGCGGTATTGCCGTCGCCAACCTCCAGGGTAAGCATATGGCAGCTGGCCTTTTGCGCTCTCTTTTCCAGCTCCGCCAGTAATTTACCGGCAAGTCCCTGGTTCCTTGCGGCGGCGACCATGCCAAATGAGTAAATCCGCATTTTTCTGCTGTTTTTTCGGGAGAGCAATACGGCATAGCCGATGATTTCTGGCGCTTGCAGTCGTCTGGCAACGATGACATGGGCGTGGCGTATCAGGTGCCGCAGACTCTTTTTCGAACAGCGGTCGGTATGGAAAAGCGCAATCTCCAGGGCGGCCAGCTGGTCGACATCGGCAACGACGGCCGGGCTAAAGACAACCTCTTGCCCCGTCATTTGTGCTGTTTGTGATTGAGGCGGTTGACAAATTCCCGGAGGATGATCCGGTAGAGCTCGTTACCCATGATCTTATCCTCGACACCGTGCTCGATGGAAGGGTTGTCGTTGATCTCAATGACCATCGGCTGGTCGTCGATCACCTTGATGTCGACTCCGTACAGGCCCTTGCCGACCAATGTGGTGGCCCTGACGGCCAGCTTGCGCACCTTGGTGGGGATATCATAGAGGGGGATGGTCTGGTAGCCGCCTTCCTTGGGGATGCCGTTGGCCCGGTGCTGGATGATCTGCCAGTGGCCGCGGGCCATGTAGTACTTACAGCCATAGATGCATTCGCCACCGAGAATGCCGATACGCCAGTCATAATCGGTCGGCAGGAATTCCTGGACCAGGAGAATCGACGAGCGGTAAAAAAGTTCGGCAATGGTCTTTTCATATTCCTGCTGGTTGGTGACCCTGGTGACGCCGATGGAGAACGAGCCATCCGGCACCTTGACCACCATGGTTTTACCAAGGGCCTGACTAAGTTCCTGGTAGCTTGCCGGGTTGGTCTTAAAAACCAGGCGCGACTGCGGACAGGGGACCTTCTCCCGGTCGAGGAGTTCCTTCAGGTAGACCTTGTTGGTGCAGCGGATGATCGAGGTCGGGTCGTCGATAACCACCATATCACCTTGCTGGGCCTTCTTGGCCAGCTGGTAGGTGACGTGGTTGACCGCCGTTGTCTGGCGGATGAACAGGGCGTCGAACTCCATCAGCCGTGAGGAATCGTCGGCGGTGATCAATTCGGCGTTGATATTCATTTTTTTCGCCTCGGAGACAAAGAGATGCAGCGCCGACAGGTTGCTGGGCGGGATCTTTTCCTTCGGGTCGTGGAGGATGGCCAGGTCGTAGCCGAAGGGCTTGCGGCTTTTCGGATATCGCCAGATCTTTTTATTGAAGCGGTCGATGGCGTTGGCGAAAAGGGTCTGCTGGGCATCGTCAAGTTCGCTGAGGGCCATGGTTCGAAAGTGTTCGAGCTGGGTGAACTTGCTGTCGGAAAAGGTCGCCCGCAGCATGGGAAAGGGGAACTGGTCGAAGATAAATTTGGCAAGACGCCGCAGTGATGGGTCTTCGCAGTCGCCAAAAAAGATATCGAGGGTGCAGGCCGAGGCGTCGCCATGGGGCGTAGGGCTGCCGCAGACCCAGGAATGGCAGGTTTTCTTGAGCAGGCCCTGGAGCTTGATGGTACGGTCGCAATCAAGGCTGTTGATGGCATCGACGGAGGGGATGACCTTGTGTTTACGGGCCTGCGCCAGCAAGGAGCAGTAGTAACCTTCGGAGTTGTAGCTGAGATCACTGCATAAATTGATAATCAGCAGCCGCTCCTGGCTCAATTGCTCATTTTGCAGGTATTCTCCGGCGGTAATGGTGCTCTCGGTTTCGTAATAAGGTTTCCAGTCGGAGGCCTTATCGAGGATAATCAGGGTGGTATGCATGGTTATACCGCAAGGGCATAAGTTACGTTTGAGCAGGCAAGCTGTTCAACTCAGCTTTAAACCTTAAGCTGCCGACCGGATTCGTCAAGATACCGGCCGGCAGATGGGTGTTCCGGCAAAGCGCAGTTGGTATTCCTGGTGCAGACGCTTACCCGTGGATCCGTTCTTTGATTGGGATGTAGCAATACGACTTCGGCCCGATATACTCGGCGCGGGGGCGAATGAGTTTGTTGTTGCTCCATTGTTCAAGTATGTGTGAGGTCCAGCCGATGGTCCGGCTTATGGCAAAAATCGGGGTAAAGAGATCCGTTGGTAAACCGATGGCGTGGTACAGAGACGCAGTATAGAGGTCAACGTTGGGGAAGACCTTGGTTTTTTCGACCACAACCTTCTGGATTTCCTGAGTGATTTCGAAGAATGTGGTGTCACCGGCCCTTTCTGATAAAATCCTGGCGTAGTCACGCAATGGGTCAACGCGCGGATCTTCACAACGGTAAACCCGGTGGCCAAAGCCGGGGATCTTCTCTTTCGCCGCCAGCTTGTTCTCGATGTAGGCCCGGGCCTTGCCGGGTTCACCGATCTCTTGGAGCATGAGCATGACCTCGGTATTGGCGCCGCCATGCAGCGGGCCTTTCAGGGTGCCGATCGCCGAGGTTACCGAGGAATAGATATCGGCCATGGTCGAGGCGGTGACCCGGGCGGAAAAAGTCGAGGCATTGAGTTCATGGTCGGCGTGGAGGATAAGGGCGGCGTCGAAGGCCTTTTCAACCACCGGGTCGGGTTCTTTGCCGAACAGGGCGTAGAGAAAGTTATAAGCTATGCCGTGACCGGGAAGGGGCTTCAGCGGCTCTTTGCCCTCGCGCAGCCGCTGGTGGGCGGCGATAAGCAGTGGGATGCGCAGGGCAAGGCGCTGTGCCTTGCGCAGGCTGGCGTCGAGGCCGGTATTGCCGCTGTCCGGGTCCCAGTGGCCTAGGGAGGAAACGGCGGTACGGATGACCTCCATCGGCGTAGCGGCCTTGGGAAACATCCTGAGGATCATCACCGTTTCGATGGGCAGGGCCATGGAGCCGGTAAATCCGGCAAGAAATGCCTTGAATTCGGTGGGTCGCGGCAGTGCCCCGTACCAAAGAAGGTAGGCAACCTCTTCAAAGGTCGAATGCTTGGCGAGTTCAATGGCATCGTATCCGCGATAGATCAGGGTGCCGGCATCGCCGTCGATATAGCAGATCTCGGACTCACAGATGGTGATGTCGGCAAGTCCGAGACCGACATTTTGTGATGGGGCCTCCTTTTCCGCCGTGCTTGACATGGTACTTCCTCCGTTAGTGTGTGCAAATGTTGATTGATGGGTGTTGCGATTATACCACAGATACTGGTGGCCTTGGTTTTTTTGATCGACCCTTCAGCCACTGCTGCAGCTTTTCCATGTAGATGTAAAAGACCGGGGTGACGTAGAGGGTCAGTGTCTGGGAAAACAGCAGGCCGCCGACCACGGCAAGGCCAAGGGGCCGCCGCGACTCAGCACCGGCGCCGTAGCCGAGGGCGATCGGCAGGCCGGCCATCAGCGCCGCCATGGTGGTCA
Proteins encoded in this region:
- a CDS encoding citrate synthase (catalyzes the formation of citrate from acetyl-CoA and oxaloacetate) produces the protein MSSTAEKEAPSQNVGLGLADITICESEICYIDGDAGTLIYRGYDAIELAKHSTFEEVAYLLWYGALPRPTEFKAFLAGFTGSMALPIETVMILRMFPKAATPMEVIRTAVSSLGHWDPDSGNTGLDASLRKAQRLALRIPLLIAAHQRLREGKEPLKPLPGHGIAYNFLYALFGKEPDPVVEKAFDAALILHADHELNASTFSARVTASTMADIYSSVTSAIGTLKGPLHGGANTEVMLMLQEIGEPGKARAYIENKLAAKEKIPGFGHRVYRCEDPRVDPLRDYARILSERAGDTTFFEITQEIQKVVVEKTKVFPNVDLYTASLYHAIGLPTDLFTPIFAISRTIGWTSHILEQWSNNKLIRPRAEYIGPKSYCYIPIKERIHG